Proteins encoded in a region of the Zea mays cultivar B73 chromosome 2, Zm-B73-REFERENCE-NAM-5.0, whole genome shotgun sequence genome:
- the LOC100273767 gene encoding uncharacterized LOC100273767 has protein sequence MAGTDVAGSARGSDAALGKTGEPPAAARSGAAKKVTLALLASFSALLYSQIQPPPSKIPGTPGGPPVTAPRTRLKDGRHLAYLESGVPKEKAKYKIIFVHGFDCCRYDVLNVSQGLLEELGIYLLSFDRPGYAESDAHPARTEKSVALDIAELADNLQLGPKFHLIGFSMGGEIMWSCLKYIPHRLAGVAILAPVGNYWWSGFPPDVFKEAWRVQFPQDQRAVWVAHHLPWLTHWWNTQKLFRGSSVKDGDPAMLSKEDRLVADKFEKRTYEASGHWRRRLLKS, from the exons ATGGCAGGGACGGACGTCGCAGGCTCCGCACGCGGCTCCGATGCCGCGCTCGGCAAGACGGGCGAACCACCCGCCGCGGCGCGCTCTG GCGCAGCCAAGAAGGTGACTCTCGCTCTGCTAGCCTCCTTCTCGGCGCTGCTGTACAGCCAGATTCAGCCGCCGCCGTCTAAGATCCCCGGCACGCCGGGCGGGCCTCCGGTCACGGCGCCCAGAACAAGGCTCAAGGACGGCCGGCACTTGGCGTACCTGGAATCCGGCGTCCCAAAGGAGAAGGCCAAGTACAAGATCATATTCGTTCACGGCTTCGACTGCTGTAGATACGACGTGCTGAATGTCTCCCAG GGGCTGTTGGAAGAGCTGGGAATTTACCTGCTGTCCTTTGACCGGCCCGGGTACGCCGAGAGCGACGCCCACCCGGCCCGGACAGAGAAGAGCGTCGCCCTTGACATCGCGGAGCTGGCGGACAATCTCCAGCTCGGCCCCAAGTTCCATCTCATCGGCTTCTCCATGGGCGGCGAGATCATGTGGAGCTGCCTCAAGTACATCCCGCACAG GCTCGCCGGCGTGGCGATTCTTGCCCCGGTGGGCAACTACTGGTGGTCCGGCTTCCCGCCGGACGTGTTCAAGGAGGCGTGGCGCGTGCAGTTTCCGCAAGACCAGCGCGCGGTCTGGGTCGCTCACCACCTGCCGTGGCTGACGCACTGGTGGAACACCCAGAAGCTGTTCCGCGGATCCAGCGTCAAGGACGGCGACCCTGCCATGCTATCCAAGGAGGACAGGCTTGTAGCTGACAAGTTCGAGAAGCGAACCTATGAGGCAAGCGGCCATTGGCGTCGTAGGCTATTGAAATCATGA
- the LOC100273767 gene encoding uncharacterized isoform X1: protein MAGTDVAGSARGSDAALGKTGEPPAAARSGAAKKVTLALLASFSALLYSQIQPPPSKIPGTPGGPPVTAPRTRLKDGRHLAYLESGVPKEKAKYKIIFVHGFDCCRYDVLNVSQGLLEELGIYLLSFDRPGYAESDAHPARTEKSVALDIAELADNLQLGPKFHLIGFSMGGEIMWSCLKYIPHRLAGVAILAPVGNYWWSGFPPDVFKEAWRVQFPQDQRAVWVAHHLPWLTHWWNTQKLFRGSSVKDGDPAMLSKEDRLVADKFEKRTYEKQVRQQGEHDSLHRDMMVGFGKWDWSPLEMENPFAGGQDEVKVYLWHGVEDLYVPVQLSRYISERLPWVIYHELPTAGHLFPVADGMPDAIVRSLLLGDE from the exons ATGGCAGGGACGGACGTCGCAGGCTCCGCACGCGGCTCCGATGCCGCGCTCGGCAAGACGGGCGAACCACCCGCCGCGGCGCGCTCTG GCGCAGCCAAGAAGGTGACTCTCGCTCTGCTAGCCTCCTTCTCGGCGCTGCTGTACAGCCAGATTCAGCCGCCGCCGTCTAAGATCCCCGGCACGCCGGGCGGGCCTCCGGTCACGGCGCCCAGAACAAGGCTCAAGGACGGCCGGCACTTGGCGTACCTGGAATCCGGCGTCCCAAAGGAGAAGGCCAAGTACAAGATCATATTCGTTCACGGCTTCGACTGCTGTAGATACGACGTGCTGAATGTCTCCCAG GGGCTGTTGGAAGAGCTGGGAATTTACCTGCTGTCCTTTGACCGGCCCGGGTACGCCGAGAGCGACGCCCACCCGGCCCGGACAGAGAAGAGCGTCGCCCTTGACATCGCGGAGCTGGCGGACAATCTCCAGCTCGGCCCCAAGTTCCATCTCATCGGCTTCTCCATGGGCGGCGAGATCATGTGGAGCTGCCTCAAGTACATCCCGCACAG GCTCGCCGGCGTGGCGATTCTTGCCCCGGTGGGCAACTACTGGTGGTCCGGCTTCCCGCCGGACGTGTTCAAGGAGGCGTGGCGCGTGCAGTTTCCGCAAGACCAGCGCGCGGTCTGGGTCGCTCACCACCTGCCGTGGCTGACGCACTGGTGGAACACCCAGAAGCTGTTCCGCGGATCCAGCGTCAAGGACGGCGACCCTGCCATGCTATCCAAGGAGGACAGGCTTGTAGCTGACAAGTTCGAGAAGCGAACCTATGAG AAGCAGGTCAGACAGCAGGGAGAGCACGACTCGCTCCACCGCGACATGATGGTCGGTTTCGGGAAGTGGGACTGGAGCCCGCTGGAGATGGAGAACCCGTTCGCCGGCGGCCAAGACGAGGTGAAGGTGTACCTGTGGCACGGCGTCGAGGACCTCTACGTGCCGGTTCAACTGTCGCGGTACATCAGCGAGAGGCTCCCATGGGTCATCTACCATGAGCTCCCGACGGCCGGCCACCTCTTCCCGGTCGCCGACGGCATGCCCGACGCTATCGTCAGGTCGCTTCTGCTCGGAGATGAGTGA